The sequence ACGCGCGGAGGATCTCGCTCGGAGTTTTGAGCGGCGGCTCGACGCAATCGCAGCAACGCCCCGCCCCTCGACGCGGCCAAAGGTCTATTTCGAGGAGTGGGACGATCCGTTGATCTCCGGCATCGGCTGGGTGTCCGAGCTGATCGAAATCGCCGGGGGCGTGGATGTCTTCCCGGATCTGCGGCATCGGCAGGCGGCAAAGGATCGGATCGTTTCGACGGAGGCGGTGCGCGAGGCGGCACCCGACATGATCCTCGCCTCATGGTGCGGCAAGAAGGTCGTCCCTGCCCGCATCCGCGCGCGCGATGGCTGGAGCGACATCCCCGCCGTACGCAACGACCGCATCGTCGAGATCAAGTCGCCGCTCATATTGCAGCCGGGACCGGCGGCGCTGACG is a genomic window of Bradyrhizobium sp. CB1717 containing:
- a CDS encoding cobalamin-binding protein, with product MRHYPPRRIVCLTEETVETLYLLGEQDRIVGVSGYAVRPPQVRREKPRVSAFVSADIPKVLALEPDLVLAFSDLQAGIVADLVRAGVDVHVFNQRDVAGILAMIRTLGALVGTAERAEDLARSFERRLDAIAATPRPSTRPKVYFEEWDDPLISGIGWVSELIEIAGGVDVFPDLRHRQAAKDRIVSTEAVREAAPDMILASWCGKKVVPARIRARDGWSDIPAVRNDRIVEIKSPLILQPGPAALTDGLDAIVTALWGTHS